Proteins encoded within one genomic window of Pararhizobium capsulatum DSM 1112:
- a CDS encoding adenylate/guanylate cyclase domain-containing protein translates to MRLKLDISRKRLHLITGLGLGLFLLTHFLNHALGLISVDAMEKGREIFNLLWRNWIGTTLLYGSLFTHFVLALDSIYRRQTLRMPPREALKIIFGLALPFMLVPHVVGTRVEWMLSGYAASYYEVLPNLWSRPSDAVRQSVALVFAWSHGCLGFWFWMRGRAWYPRYQLLLYTAALLVPVLALLGFWVGARSLEGVTASNTWFKPERTDFALLSDIRFWIYMALLGSVAGTLLLRALPVNGKIRVAYPDGRSISVARGFTLLEASRAAGIPHISICGGRGRCSTCRVRIIEGMEGLPAPGDAERNTLSRIKAPDNVRLACQLRPNHNVSIAPVLGAENVGVSTAPNPEESAGRERRIAVLFCDLRDFTRLSQQQLPFDTVFLLNRYFEMIGEAVEGAGGVVDKFIGDGALAIFGLSTGIETACQQALNATTRIARSVEILNRNFMSELDQPLRVAMGMHAGPAIIGHIGYGRASSLTAVGDTINAASRLEGFAKEYDAQLAVSADLIRYAGLPLAGHESYNIAIRGRAGTLETLIIYKAEEFEPLLAEKAAGPAVPLPGRQ, encoded by the coding sequence TTGAGATTGAAACTGGACATTTCCCGCAAAAGGCTGCACCTGATTACCGGTCTTGGCCTCGGGCTGTTTCTTCTCACCCATTTCCTCAACCATGCGCTCGGATTGATCTCCGTAGACGCCATGGAAAAGGGTCGCGAGATCTTCAATCTGCTCTGGCGCAACTGGATCGGCACCACGCTCCTCTACGGATCGCTTTTCACGCATTTCGTTCTGGCACTCGATAGTATTTATCGCCGCCAGACTCTGCGCATGCCACCGCGTGAGGCATTGAAGATCATCTTCGGTCTCGCGCTACCGTTCATGCTCGTGCCCCACGTGGTAGGAACCCGCGTCGAATGGATGCTCTCCGGCTACGCCGCCAGCTACTACGAGGTGCTGCCTAATCTCTGGTCACGCCCTTCGGATGCCGTTCGCCAATCCGTCGCGCTTGTCTTTGCCTGGTCGCATGGCTGCCTCGGCTTCTGGTTCTGGATGCGCGGACGAGCCTGGTATCCCCGCTATCAGCTGCTTCTCTATACGGCAGCGCTTCTCGTCCCGGTGCTGGCGTTGTTGGGCTTCTGGGTCGGCGCCCGGTCGCTCGAAGGCGTGACCGCTTCCAATACCTGGTTCAAGCCCGAACGTACGGATTTCGCCCTTCTCAGCGATATCCGCTTCTGGATCTATATGGCGCTCCTCGGCTCTGTTGCCGGCACGCTGCTCCTGCGAGCGCTACCCGTGAACGGCAAAATCCGCGTCGCCTATCCGGACGGCCGCAGCATCTCGGTTGCTCGTGGTTTCACGCTGCTTGAGGCAAGCCGCGCCGCCGGGATTCCACACATCTCGATCTGCGGCGGACGCGGACGTTGCTCAACCTGTCGTGTCCGCATCATCGAGGGCATGGAGGGGTTGCCTGCACCGGGCGACGCCGAGCGCAACACGCTGAGCCGCATCAAGGCACCGGACAATGTGCGCCTTGCCTGCCAGCTGCGCCCGAACCACAATGTTTCCATCGCCCCCGTTCTCGGCGCGGAAAATGTCGGCGTTTCGACGGCCCCGAACCCCGAAGAATCGGCTGGACGCGAGCGCCGCATCGCCGTTCTCTTCTGCGACCTGCGCGACTTCACCCGATTGTCGCAGCAGCAGCTTCCCTTCGATACGGTCTTCCTGCTCAACCGCTATTTCGAAATGATCGGGGAAGCTGTGGAGGGCGCCGGTGGCGTCGTGGACAAATTCATCGGCGATGGCGCGCTGGCGATTTTCGGCCTCAGCACCGGCATCGAAACAGCCTGCCAGCAGGCCTTGAACGCCACCACCCGCATTGCCCGAAGTGTTGAAATTCTCAATCGCAACTTCATGAGCGAGCTGGACCAACCCTTGCGCGTCGCCATGGGCATGCATGCCGGGCCTGCAATTATTGGCCACATCGGCTATGGCCGCGCCTCGTCGCTGACCGCCGTGGGCGACACGATCAATGCCGCAAGCCGACTGGAAGGTTTCGCCAAGGAATATGATGCCCAGCTTGCCGTTTCCGCCGATCTGATCCGTTACGCCGGATTGCCTCTCGCAGGACACGAGAGTTACAACATTGCCATTCGCGGCCGCGCCGGAACGCTGGAAACACTGATCATCTACAAGGCCGAAGAGTTTGAGCCGCTGCTTGCGGAGAAAGCTGCAGGCCCGGCGGTGCCTCTGCCCGGCCGCCAATAG
- a CDS encoding TetR family transcriptional regulator C-terminal domain-containing protein — protein sequence MVLPRAARTQRRTRIQEEKEELILEAALEVFATHGFRGSTIDQIADVAGMSKPNLLYYFRTKEAMHRALIDRVLDSWLDPLREFDAEGNPVSEIRSYIRRKLEMARDFPRESRLFANEVLQGAPHILDELKGPLKELVDEKVEVIRSWTRAGKIAKCDPYHLIFAIWSTTQHYADFDVQVRSVLGQERSGEGRFEDAARFLERLFIDGLAVKGEPPSA from the coding sequence ATGGTACTTCCGAGGGCTGCCAGGACACAAAGGCGAACCCGCATCCAGGAGGAGAAGGAAGAGCTCATTCTCGAGGCGGCACTCGAGGTTTTTGCTACCCATGGCTTTCGCGGCAGCACCATCGACCAGATCGCCGATGTGGCGGGCATGTCGAAACCGAACCTGCTCTATTATTTCCGTACCAAGGAGGCGATGCACCGGGCGCTGATAGACCGGGTGCTCGACAGCTGGCTCGATCCGCTTCGGGAATTCGATGCCGAGGGCAATCCTGTCTCAGAAATCCGCAGCTATATCCGCCGCAAGCTGGAAATGGCGCGCGACTTTCCACGCGAAAGCCGGCTGTTTGCCAATGAAGTGCTGCAGGGCGCGCCGCACATCCTTGATGAGCTGAAAGGTCCCCTGAAGGAGCTGGTGGACGAGAAGGTTGAGGTCATCCGCTCCTGGACGCGGGCGGGCAAGATCGCCAAATGCGATCCCTATCACCTGATCTTCGCAATCTGGTCGACAACCCAGCATTATGCGGATTTCGATGTGCAGGTTCGTTCCGTGCTGGGGCAGGAGCGCTCGGGTGAAGGTCGATTCGAGGATGCGGCCCGCTTTCTGGAGCGGCTGTTCATCGATGGTCTGGCTGTAAAAGGAGAGCCTCCGTCTGCCTGA